The Actinomyces sp. oral taxon 414 genome has a segment encoding these proteins:
- a CDS encoding sensor histidine kinase: protein MSSTSPSWRERYRQAARDAGFLLRLWPILLLAFLAVVPLIALGVGTAVIGVGVPVLVLGLSVSSHFAQIGRRAVAGVDSSEYIPGHYRRPEAGARGVRALLAPLRDPQRWADLTWVVVGFVVSLATWALAVAWIVVSLAAPFSPFVETIVQDALGDERANNLAELLGLEPDLLWATLIDMAVCVLFALTCPFVLRALVRAEQDFTRALLCRSGEVARLETSRAAVRRAEADARSRLERDIHDGPQQRLVRLGMDLARAKRQTSRDPRAAETILDGAIAQTRETLDELRGLSRGIAPPVLVDRGLGAALAEIAVRSGVPVAVDADVPRLSEHVEQAAYFVASEALANLNKHSGARAAELGAVVEDGALRLWVVDDGAGGASVDKGHGLAGLVHRLDGVDGRLSVVSPAGGPTRVEAVIPCGS from the coding sequence ATGAGCAGCACATCACCCTCCTGGCGCGAGCGCTACCGGCAGGCCGCGCGCGACGCCGGCTTCCTCCTGCGGCTGTGGCCGATCCTCCTGCTGGCCTTCCTGGCCGTCGTGCCCCTCATCGCCCTGGGCGTCGGCACGGCCGTCATCGGCGTCGGCGTCCCCGTCCTGGTCCTGGGCCTGTCCGTGTCGTCCCACTTCGCCCAGATCGGGCGCCGGGCCGTGGCCGGCGTCGACTCCAGCGAGTACATCCCCGGCCACTACCGGCGCCCCGAGGCCGGCGCCCGGGGGGTGCGCGCCCTGCTCGCGCCCCTGCGCGATCCCCAGCGGTGGGCGGACCTGACCTGGGTCGTCGTCGGCTTCGTCGTGTCCCTCGCGACCTGGGCGCTCGCCGTCGCCTGGATCGTCGTGTCCCTCGCCGCGCCCTTCAGCCCGTTCGTCGAGACGATCGTCCAGGATGCGCTCGGGGACGAGCGGGCGAACAATCTTGCCGAGCTGCTCGGCCTGGAGCCCGACCTGCTGTGGGCGACCCTGATCGACATGGCGGTCTGCGTCCTGTTCGCGCTGACCTGCCCGTTCGTCCTCAGGGCGCTGGTCCGCGCCGAGCAGGACTTCACCCGCGCCCTGCTGTGCCGCAGCGGCGAGGTCGCGCGCCTGGAGACCTCGCGGGCGGCGGTCCGGCGCGCCGAGGCCGACGCCCGCTCCCGCCTGGAGCGGGACATCCACGACGGGCCCCAGCAGCGCCTCGTGCGCCTGGGCATGGACCTGGCCCGGGCCAAGCGGCAGACCTCCCGGGACCCGCGGGCCGCGGAGACGATCCTCGACGGGGCCATCGCCCAGACCCGCGAGACCCTCGACGAGCTGCGCGGCCTCTCGCGCGGCATCGCCCCGCCGGTGCTGGTCGACCGGGGGCTGGGCGCGGCGCTGGCGGAGATCGCGGTGCGCTCGGGCGTGCCCGTCGCTGTTGACGCGGACGTGCCGCGCCTGAGCGAGCACGTCGAGCAGGCCGCCTACTTCGTGGCCAGCGAGGCCCTGGCGAACCTCAACAAGCACTCCGGGGCGCGCGCCGCCGAGCTCGGCGCCGTCGTCGAGGACGGGGCGCTGCGCCTGTGGGTGGTCGACGACGGCGCCGGCGGCGCCTCGGTGGACAAGGGCCACGGCTTGGCGGGGCTGGTTCACAGGCTCGACGGCGTGGACGGGCGGCTGTCGGTGGTCTCGCCGGCCGGCGGCCCCACCCGGGTGGAGGCGGTGATCCCGTGCGGGTCCTGA
- a CDS encoding tetratricopeptide repeat protein, translating into MAPALTMTDPGAGPPHRPDAPRPASPHGVLDSLRAAVAEHPNDAELHRLLAVACAARSRGDEALAEARAALALEPNSADSHTVLGIALHEKDWVRAQRAYREALRLDPAQIDADLNLALAQARSGRLAEGIDRAARVVRREPASPWARWTLDRLLTRWCAEVYLTGAVIWLLCMLAVTQSPESLNPVKGALIGAALSSALLGHLVNCLLPLRRVLPGRGVLASLVRRDRLLAAFALCGPPAWLMAVVALVVGGGPARALVVGGAAWLVAGLLVRLLRRLLERRTASRSARAGAGAGDGRPGTRTMRS; encoded by the coding sequence GTGGCGCCCGCCTTGACCATGACCGATCCCGGCGCCGGCCCCCCGCACCGCCCGGACGCCCCGCGCCCCGCGAGCCCCCACGGGGTGCTCGACTCCCTGCGCGCCGCCGTCGCCGAGCACCCCAACGACGCCGAGCTCCACCGCCTGCTCGCGGTGGCCTGCGCCGCGCGCTCGCGCGGGGACGAGGCCCTCGCCGAGGCCAGGGCCGCCCTGGCGCTGGAGCCCAACAGCGCCGACTCCCACACCGTCCTGGGCATCGCGCTGCACGAGAAGGACTGGGTCAGGGCGCAGCGGGCCTACCGGGAGGCCCTTCGGCTCGACCCCGCCCAGATCGACGCCGACCTCAATCTCGCCCTCGCGCAGGCCCGCTCCGGGCGGCTGGCGGAGGGGATCGACCGGGCCGCGCGGGTGGTGCGCCGGGAGCCCGCCTCGCCCTGGGCCCGCTGGACCCTCGACCGGCTGCTCACCAGGTGGTGCGCCGAGGTCTACCTGACCGGCGCGGTGATCTGGCTGCTGTGCATGCTCGCCGTCACCCAGTCCCCCGAATCCCTGAACCCGGTGAAGGGGGCCCTCATCGGCGCGGCGCTGAGCAGCGCCCTCCTCGGACACCTGGTGAACTGCCTGCTCCCGCTGCGCCGGGTCCTGCCCGGCCGCGGCGTTCTGGCCTCCCTGGTCCGCCGGGACCGGCTCCTCGCCGCCTTCGCCCTGTGCGGGCCGCCGGCCTGGCTCATGGCGGTGGTCGCCCTCGTCGTGGGCGGGGGGCCGGCCCGCGCCCTGGTCGTGGGCGGAGCCGCCTGGCTCGTCGCCGGGCTCCTCGTCCGGCTCCTCAGGCGCCTTCTGGAGCGCCGGACGGCGAGCCGTTCGGCGCGGGCCGGGGCGGGGGCGGGCGACGGGCGCCCCGGCACCCGTACCATGAGGTCATGA
- a CDS encoding ATP-binding protein has product MTDPLIGSLLRAVEASPQDVPLRLHLAALLLDAGRGAEAVQHCAVALQHEPDSERARELMARALGGPDAPAASAAPSPLAAPGPAASAPGPAPAVPSAEPGAGPANRGAAGAGPADGSGAAGPAAAGAGFDWDRAEVEFGGGPAPAFVTGDGDPDAPHLAGPPPRDAWDVEAAGITLADVGGMDRVKERLEMAFLAPMRNPELRRLYGKSLRGGLLLYGPPGCGKTFVARAVAGQMGASFISVALSDVLDAYVGQSEQNVHTVFRLARSHAPAVLFLDEIDAIGHKRTHTAFSSLRNVVNQLLTELDGIGSDNDGVYVLAATNAPWDVDPALRRPGRLDRSIAVLPPDEPARAAILHHHLRARPCEGVNLAALARTTEGFTGADLAHLCDSAVEIAMMDSVRTGRVRMVTMADFKRARKDVRPSARPWFDVARNVVTYADASGEYAELAAYMKKHSLL; this is encoded by the coding sequence ATGACCGATCCGCTCATCGGCTCCCTCCTGCGGGCCGTCGAGGCCTCACCGCAGGACGTCCCCCTGCGACTGCACCTGGCGGCCCTGCTCCTGGACGCCGGGCGCGGCGCCGAGGCGGTCCAGCACTGCGCCGTCGCCCTCCAGCACGAGCCCGACTCCGAGCGGGCGCGCGAGCTCATGGCGCGGGCCCTCGGCGGCCCGGACGCCCCCGCCGCGTCCGCGGCCCCCTCCCCGCTTGCGGCGCCCGGCCCCGCTGCGAGCGCGCCCGGCCCCGCCCCGGCCGTCCCGTCGGCCGAACCGGGCGCCGGCCCCGCGAACCGCGGTGCCGCGGGCGCCGGCCCCGCCGACGGGTCCGGCGCCGCCGGCCCCGCCGCCGCGGGCGCCGGCTTCGACTGGGACCGCGCGGAGGTCGAGTTCGGCGGCGGGCCCGCCCCCGCCTTCGTCACCGGCGACGGGGACCCGGACGCCCCGCACCTGGCCGGGCCCCCGCCCCGGGACGCGTGGGACGTGGAGGCCGCGGGCATCACGCTGGCGGACGTGGGCGGCATGGACCGGGTCAAGGAGCGCCTGGAGATGGCCTTCCTCGCCCCCATGCGCAACCCGGAGCTGCGCCGCCTGTACGGCAAGTCCCTGCGCGGCGGGCTCCTGCTGTACGGGCCGCCGGGCTGCGGCAAGACCTTCGTCGCCCGCGCCGTCGCCGGGCAGATGGGGGCGTCCTTCATCTCCGTGGCCCTGTCCGACGTCCTGGACGCCTATGTGGGGCAGTCGGAGCAGAACGTCCATACGGTCTTCCGGCTCGCCCGTTCCCATGCGCCGGCCGTCCTCTTCCTCGACGAGATCGACGCCATCGGCCACAAGCGCACCCACACGGCCTTCAGCTCCCTGCGCAACGTCGTCAACCAGCTCCTCACCGAGCTCGACGGGATCGGCTCGGACAACGACGGCGTCTACGTCCTGGCCGCCACGAACGCCCCCTGGGACGTCGACCCCGCCCTGCGCCGCCCCGGCCGCCTGGACCGCTCGATCGCCGTCCTGCCCCCGGACGAGCCCGCGCGCGCCGCCATTCTGCACCATCACCTGCGCGCCCGCCCCTGCGAGGGTGTCAACCTTGCGGCGCTGGCCCGCACCACCGAGGGTTTCACCGGCGCGGACCTGGCGCATCTGTGCGACAGCGCCGTCGAGATCGCCATGATGGACTCGGTGCGCACCGGGCGGGTGCGCATGGTGACGATGGCCGATTTCAAGCGCGCCCGCAAGGACGTGCGCCCCTCGGCCCGCCCGTGGTTCGACGTCGCGCGCAATGTGGTCACCTACGCCGACGCCTCCGGCGAGTACGCCGAGCTGGCGGCCTACATGAAGAAGCACTCCCTGCTGTGA